The sequence GAACTAATCTAGTAACAGTCAAAGGCAGTGATTTTAAGTGGTTTCCTCTCAAATCAAGACTAACAAGGGAAAGCAAATCCCCGATGGATTCAGGTAGTTCACTGATTCTATTTCCGTGTAAATCCAACGTTTTTAATGCGGATAGCCCCCCTATAGATTCCGGTAACCCCGCAATCCTATTTTCTGATAAATCCAAAGTGATCAAAGTCGAAAGCTTCCCTATCGAATCAGGAAGCCACTCGACTTGATCTGACAATTTTCCTTGCAGAATAAGCTCTCTAGTTCCTTTCTTCGCTGACACTTGAATAAGACTGGCCAACTTTATAAGACTGAGTTTTTCACCCTCTTGTCCTGTAACAGATCAATTGTTCCAACATCAAAAACAAGATCTTGATTGCATTCAGCTCAACAAAATTACCGACTGAATAAATATAGTTGATATTACCTTGTTTGAGAGTGGAATCCACATATTGTGGCACATTCTTTACATCTAAAGCTCGATTCCTGGCCCCGACACCCTCACTTCCAGTTACATGAAAGGCTGTATTCGGCTTCTTCAAATAACTATCATCTTTAGCAAACAACACCTCTGGAACCTTCCCGCTCTCCTTCTCGTTATAGAAATTCAAAGTAGATGATGAAGTGACTGCTGTCAAGGGAGAACTCAAACTGTTGGTGGAGAAAGAAGCTGTGGTAGCCAACGATACATCGCTCGAATCTCTAGATTGAGAACCTGAACTCATAGGCAAGCATTTGGTAGCTCTCTGAATCAAATCACCAAAAACTAAGTGTACACCCTCTAGATCCAACAGCGTCAGAGCCTCCCTCTTAATTTCCTTGCTCTGGAAATGGACCATATTTCGCTGCATCTCCAGCAAGATGTCAAACAATTCTTGTGGGACATCTTTTCCCTTGATTTGCTTCGCAATACCCTCCAATCTCAACTGATCTTCCCTCTCCACATTCTGAATCAAAGTTCTCGCTGCTTCAACCTCTTCTATTCCGGGACGAGCCGGTAATGATCTATGGATTCTCATTATCTCTTCCACCACGTCATCTACTGTTGTCGTCGGTGGACCCATCGTCATTTTTCTTCAACTTTATCCTGTCTCCTGGAATTTATCAAAGATACGCTGAAGcacaaatataataaataatacggAAACCAAGGAATCGCCCACAGAAATTGAAAAGTTCTTCTTTCTACACAACTTTTCAAGAACACAGTAAAACAAATTTCAATTCCGCTCTCCAAGCAAACACTGGAAGGAAAAAAACTTATAGGTTCCCGTAGCCGAATTGGCTCAGTTCTTAgggttaaaaaaaaaacaacagaaACACAATTCAACGATGCTGATTAATGCAATTACATAAGCGAAACCCCCAATTACCCCGAAAACAATAAAccattaaaacaaaaaattaacaaGTACCCACCAACCTGTTACAGCGAATCAACGAAATGGTGCATCAAATCCGAAGAAATTTGATGGCGAAACTGTAGTTTAGAGTACGGTTCTCTA comes from Henckelia pumila isolate YLH828 chromosome 4, ASM3356847v2, whole genome shotgun sequence and encodes:
- the LOC140864217 gene encoding uncharacterized protein, producing the protein MTMGPPTTTVDDVVEEIMRIHRSLPARPGIEEVEAARTLIQNVEREDQLRLEGIAKQIKGKDVPQELFDILLEMQRNMVHFQSKEIKREALTLLDLEGVHLVFGDLIQRATKCLPMSSGSQSRDSSDVSLATTASFSTNSLSSPLTAVTSSSTLNFYNEKESGKVPEVLFAKDDSYLKKPNTAFHVTGSEGVGARNRALDVKNVPQYVDSTLKQGQEGEKLSLIKLASLIQVSAKKGTRELILQGKLSDQVEWLPDSIGKLSTLITLDLSENRIAGLPESIGGLSALKTLDLHGNRISELPESIGDLLSLVSLDLRGNHLKSLPLTVTRLVHLQDLDLSSNAISVLPDTIGSLVSLKKLNVETNDIEELPHTIGQCTSLRELRTDYNRLKALPEAVGRIETLEILTLRYNNIKQLPTTMASLSSLRELNVSFNELEYVPESLCLATTLIRLNISNNFADLQSLPRSIGNLEMLEELDMSNNQIRVLPDSFRMLSQLRILNVEGNPLLEPPRKVIEEGAQAVVQYMANLYAQKDVKSQPTKQKKSWVQLCFFSTSNKRKRDGVGYAKT